In Myxococcales bacterium, the DNA window CGTGCCGGCGTCGAGGCCGAAACGCGACTGCGCGAGCTGGAACGAGAACGCGGCGGCGTCGGGGCTCCCGGCGGGGCTCGCGAAGACCGGGTTTTGTGCGGCCGTCGTGGCGACGTGGCTCTGCGCTCCGAACGACTCGACGCCGGTACCGACGACGATGGTCGGCTTCACGATGCCGAACCAGGTGACCTCGACGCCTCCCGGGAGCTTGAGGCCCTTGGGGGTGGTCTCGACGACGGGGCGAGACGGCGGGGGTGCTGGCGGCGGAGGCTCGGGCTCCGGAGCACGGGTGGGCGAAGCTACCCTCTCGGTCGTCGCCGCGAGCGGTGGCTTGGCCTCGACGGGCGTGGGCACGGCGGTGCCCGAGGTCACGGGGGCTTCGGGGGGCACTGGCTTCTCTTCGTCGGCGCGTGCGAGCCCGGGCACGAGCGCGAACGTGAGCACGAGCGCGGTGACCGAAGCGCCGAGAGCCATGCGGCGCTTCACGTCGTCGTACTTGGCGGCGGAGGTCGCGTCGGGGAAGACGAGCGAGCCCACCACGCCACCGAGGAACCCCAGCGGGATCGAGACGATCGCTGGGTTCTTCAGCGGAACGAGCGCGTGGCTCGCCTTGAAGATGTCGACCATGACGGTGGGCGAGAGCGCGATGAGGCCGACGCTCGCGACGAGCCCCACGACGACCGCCATCACGGCGCCGCCCGTCGAGAACTTGCGCCAGAGCATCGAGAGGAGGAGCACCGGCAGGTTCGTCGACGCGGCGACCGCGAACGCGAGCCCCACCATGAAGGCCACGTTTTGCCCCTCGAAGAGCAGGCCGAGCAGCACCGCGGAGACGCCGAGCCCCACCGTCGCGATGCGTGCAACACGCATCTTCTCCGTGTCGGTCGCCTTCCCGTCACGCATCGCCCCACCGTAGAGGTCGTGCGCGAGGGCAGCCGCGCCCGAGAGCGTGAGGCCTGCGACCACGGCCAGGATCGTGGCGAACGCCACCGCCGAGATGAAACCGAGGAACGGGTGACCACCCAGCGCGAACGCGAGGAGTGGCGCCGCCATGTTCCCGCCCTTGTCGACGGCGAGCACGGCCTCGCGGCCCACGACGACGCTCGCTGCGAAGCCGAGCACGAACGTCACGAGGTAGAAGAACCCGATGAACCCCGTGGCGTAGACCACGCTCGTACGCGCCGTTTTGGCGTCTTTCACCGTGTAGAAGCGCATGAGCACGTGGGGCAGGCCCGCCGTCCCGAACATCAGCGCGAGCCCGAGCGACACGGCCTCGAGCGGATTCGAGACGAGCTTGCCGGGAGCGAGCGTGGCGTCGCCGTAGCGTGAGCTCGCCTCGCGGAAGAGCTCGAGCGGCGAGTAGTGGAAGTGCGACAAGCCGAGCACGGCGAGCAGGGTGGCCCCGCCGAGCAACAAGACGGCCTTCACGATCTGCACCCAGGTGGTCGCGATCATGCCGCCGAAGAGCACGTAGACGAGCATCACCACGCCCACGAGGAGGACCGCGCTCGTGTACGAGAGCCCGAACAGCATGGTGATGAGCTTGCCGGCGCCCACCATCTGCGCGATGAGATAGAAACAGACGACCACCAGCGTGCCCGCGGCCGCGGCGGTGCGTACCGGGCGCTCGCGCAGCCGCGCGGCGACCACGTCGGCGAAGGTGAATTTCCCTAGGTTCCGCAGCGGCTCGGCCACGAGGAAGGTGACGATCGGCCAGCCTACGAGCCAGCCGACCGAGTAGATGAGTCCGTCGAACCCGGACGTGGCGACGAGCCCCGCGATGCCGAGGAAGCTCGCCGCGCTCATGTAGTCGCCGGCGAGCGCGAGGCCGTTCTGGAGGCCCGTCACGTTGCCGCCCGCCGTGAAAAACTCGTGGGTCGTCTTCGTCTTGCGGGCGGCCCAGGCGGTGATGCCGAGCGTTATCGCGATGAACACGAGGAAGAACCCGATGGCGACCGGGCTCGGGTGCGCGAGCGGGTTCATGGGCGCACCGCGGCCACCGGGGCGTTCGCGCGCGCGTCTCCCCGAGCCGAGTCACCTTCGCGCGGCGCCGCATCGAGGGGGCCGTGTTTTGCGCGCTCGAGGGCCGCGTCGTAGTACCGGTTGGCCCACACGACGTAGATCGCCGTGAGGCCCCACGCGACGGCGATGACGCCCACGCCGAGGGCCATGCCGAGCGAGAGCCCGGGCACGACCAGCGCGGCGAGCCGGGCCTTCCCGTACGCCACGAGCAAGATGAATCCGAAGTACGTGGTCATCATCACGGCCGTCAGCGCGAGCGCCACGCGCCACCTCGATGCGGCCACCTTTTCGAGCTCGGGTTCCATGAGAGGCTCCTGTCGGGGTGAGAGTGGCTCAGGGGAAGGTCGGGGTGCCGACCGCGAGCAACGCGTCGATGGCGCCGGGGTCGGCCAGCGTGGAGAGATCTCCGAGCTCGTCGACCTGGCCGGCCGCGATCTTCCGGAGCACGCGTCGCATGATCTTTCCGGACCGGGTCTTCGGGAGCGCTGGCACGACCCGGATGACGTCGGGCGACGCGACCGGACCGATCGTGTGCCGGATCTGCTCCTTCAGGGCTCCCGTGAGCTGATCGGCGTCGGCGTAGTCGCTCTCGGCGCCCGTCTTGAGGATGACGTACGCGTAGATTCCTTCGCCCTTGATTTCATGAGGGAATCCGACGACCGCCGCCTCGGCCACCGCGTCGTGAGCGACCAGCGCGCTCTCGAGCTCCGCGGTGCCGAGCCGGTGCCCCGACACGTTGAGCACGTCGTCCACGCGTCCGGTGACGAAGTGGTATCCGTCCGCGTCCCGTCGGCATCCATCGCCCGTGAAGTAGAGGGACGGGAACCTCGAGAAGTACGTCTCGCGGAAGCGGCGGTGGTCTCCGTGGAGCGTGCGAGCCTGGCCCGGCCATGGCCGCGCGACGCAGAGGTTGCCCGAGACCTCGACGCCGCGCTCGGGGAGCAGGCGCCCTTCGTCGTCGACGAGCACGGGGTCGATCCCGAAGAAGGGAAGGGTCGCCGAGCCGGGCTTGCAGGGTGTGCATCCCGGGAGCGGCGTGATGAGGATCCCGCCCGTCTCCGTCTGCCAGAACGTGTCGAGGACGGAGCACCGCCCCTCGCCCACCACGTCGTGGAACCACCGCCACACCTCGGGGTTGATGGGCTCACCGGCCACGGCGAGCGTGCGCAGGCTCTTGCGCGACGAGCCCTTCACCCAGTCGTCGCCTTCGCGCATGAGGGCGCGGAGGGCCGTCGGCGACGTGTAGAGCGACGTCGCGCCCACGTCGTCGATCACCTCCCACAAGCGCCCTGGTGTCGGGTAGGTGGGGACCGGCTCGAAGAGGACGGTGGTCGCGCCGTTCGCCAGCGGCCCGTACACCACGTACGAGTGGCCCGTGATCCAGCCCAGGTCGGCCGTGCACATGTGCACGTCGGAGTCGCGGGCGTCGAACACCGTACGGTACGTGAGGGCTGCGTAGAGCAGGTAGCCTGCCGTCGTGTGGAGCACGCCCTTCGGTTTGCCGGTCGAGCCCGAGGTGTAGAGGACGAAGAGCGGGTCTTCGCTGGCCATCCACTCCGCCGGGCACGTCGAGCGGTGCTTCCCGAGCTCTTCGTCGAGGAACACGTCTCGAACCGGGGCCATCTTCACCTTCGCGCCGGTGCGACGTGCCACGAAGACGCGCTCCACCTGCGCGAGCCCTTCGACAGCCTGGTCCACCGTGGCCTTCAGGGCCGTACGTTTGTTCCCGCGGACGATCTCGTCGGCCGTGACGACGACCTTCGCCCCCGCGTCCAAGATGCGGTCGCGCAGCGCCTCGGCCGAGAACCCGCCGAACACCACCGAGTGCACGGCGCCGATGCGCGCGCACGCGAGCATCGTGACGACGAGGTCGGGCATCATCGGCATGTAGAGCACCACGCGATCGCCCTTCTTCACGCCGCTCGCGAGCAGCGCGTTCGCCATACGCCCGACCCGGTGTTTGAGCTGGCGGTAGGTGACGACCTCCTTCTCTCCCGGCTCGTTCTTCACCCAGACGAGGGCGGCCTTCTCGGGGGTGGCGTGCGCGTGCCGATCCACGCAGTTGGTGGTGACGTTGAGGCGGCCTCCGCCGAACCACGAGAAGTCGATCTCCTCGAGGTCGACGTCGAGCACGCTCGTGGGCTCGTGGAACCACGAGAGGCTCTTGGCCTCGTTCCTCCAGAAGGTCTCGGGCTCGTCGATCGACTGCCGATAGAGGCGCTCGTACTCGGCCATCGACGCGACGCGAGGGGTGGGCTCGGGGAGGGGGTGGGTGCTCGTTGCCGTCATACCCGACTCCTCAGCAACGGGCGCGCCTCGCCTCGGCGGGTGACCATCGTCCCTTTTCTCCGTGTTTTCGCCGCGACGCGCTCGGTCGGCGC includes these proteins:
- the acs gene encoding acetate--CoA ligase, which codes for MTATSTHPLPEPTPRVASMAEYERLYRQSIDEPETFWRNEAKSLSWFHEPTSVLDVDLEEIDFSWFGGGRLNVTTNCVDRHAHATPEKAALVWVKNEPGEKEVVTYRQLKHRVGRMANALLASGVKKGDRVVLYMPMMPDLVVTMLACARIGAVHSVVFGGFSAEALRDRILDAGAKVVVTADEIVRGNKRTALKATVDQAVEGLAQVERVFVARRTGAKVKMAPVRDVFLDEELGKHRSTCPAEWMASEDPLFVLYTSGSTGKPKGVLHTTAGYLLYAALTYRTVFDARDSDVHMCTADLGWITGHSYVVYGPLANGATTVLFEPVPTYPTPGRLWEVIDDVGATSLYTSPTALRALMREGDDWVKGSSRKSLRTLAVAGEPINPEVWRWFHDVVGEGRCSVLDTFWQTETGGILITPLPGCTPCKPGSATLPFFGIDPVLVDDEGRLLPERGVEVSGNLCVARPWPGQARTLHGDHRRFRETYFSRFPSLYFTGDGCRRDADGYHFVTGRVDDVLNVSGHRLGTAELESALVAHDAVAEAAVVGFPHEIKGEGIYAYVILKTGAESDYADADQLTGALKEQIRHTIGPVASPDVIRVVPALPKTRSGKIMRRVLRKIAAGQVDELGDLSTLADPGAIDALLAVGTPTFP
- a CDS encoding DUF485 domain-containing protein, producing MEPELEKVAASRWRVALALTAVMMTTYFGFILLVAYGKARLAALVVPGLSLGMALGVGVIAVAWGLTAIYVVWANRYYDAALERAKHGPLDAAPREGDSARGDARANAPVAAVRP